In the genome of Chryseobacterium sp. 52, the window AGCCGGCATTCAAAGGACAAACCAGAATTAAGGCTGTAAAAACCTCAGTTGCTTATAAGGTGGAAATCCTGAATAAAGACCTTGGGAAGCCCTGGGGAATTATTAATCTTCCGGATGGTAAGTTTCTGATTACAGATAAAAAAGGCTATATGAACGTCGTTTCGGCAGACGGAAAACGGGTTTCTAAAATTGAAGGCTTTCCAAAAGTAGACCCGAAAGGACAGGGTGGAATGCTGGATGTGGCCCTGGACCCGGATTTTAAAACCAATGCGATCATTTATTTCAGTTTTTCAGAACCTTTTGGAGAAGGAAATTTAACTTCTGTAGCAAAAGGAAAACTTTCAGCGGATCTGAAAAATATTTCTGAGGTTAAAGTGATCTTCCGCGCAGAGCCTTCTTATGACGGTGACAAGCACTACGGCAGCAGACTGGTGTTTGATAAAGACGGAAATTTATTTGTCAGTACAGGGGAGAGATCAGACAAAGAAACAAGAGCCTATGCTCAGAAAACCGATAATTATTTAGGAAAAATAATTAAAATAACCAAAGAAGGGAAGCCCGCACCAGGAAATCCATTCATTGGGAAGCAGGGGTATAAGCCCGAAATTTATGCATACGGGGTAAGAAACCCGCAAGGAATGGCTATTGATCCAAACGGAGCGCTCTGGGATGTTGAAATGGGCCCAAGAGGCGGCGATGAGATCAACCTGATACAGCCCGGTAAAAATTATGGCTGGGGAGATGTGACATATGGAATAGAATATTACGGAACGAAAGTAGGAAATGGGATTACCCAAAAAGAAGGAACGGAACAGCCTGTCTACTATTGGGATCCTGTGATCTCTCCAAGTGGGGTAACATTTTATACAGGAAATATAGAAGAATGGAAAGGGAACCTTATTATCGGCTGTCTCAGCGGAGAGCATATCAACAGGATTGTGATGAAAGATAATAAAGTAGTGGGCGAAGAACGTCTGCTTGTTGATCAAAAGGAACGTTTCAGGGATGTCCTGGACGGAATGGATGGTAATCTGTATGCCGTAACCGATAGCGGAAAACTATATAAAATTTCAAAAAAATAATATTTAAAAAGCCTCTCATCAATTGATAAGAGGCTTTTTAATGATAAGTGAGCTTTTAAAACTTAAAATTAAGTCTTGCAAACGCCTGTCTTCCTGCAAAACCCATCTGTACAGGGTCGAAAATCCCTCCGGATTCTGTATTGCCGTCTACATGCGCGGTCTGTAGCGTAGGATAGCGGTTGAATACATTCTTACTTCCGATGGTAAGGTTGAAGCTTTTAGTAAACTCATAACCGAAAGAAATATCGGTTGTTACCTTTGCGCCATATAGCTGGTAGTCATCTGCACCGCTGTAGCCAATCAGTTTTACTTTGTCAAATCTTACCAGCTGAAGATTCGCATTGAACTTACTGATCTTATAGTTTAAATTAAGGTTGATCTTTGTTTTTGGAGCCGAAGCCAGGATAAAAGCCCTTTCTCTGGCGCTCATATATATGTCTTCTTTACCTTTCAGTTTTTCTGAAGCATTTACTTTGGTGATCTCCATTTCGTTGTAATTTCCTGCTAAAGTGGCAGAAAGTTTTCCGGAACCAATGTTTTCAGTGTAGCTTAAGATAATGTCAACTCCTTTTGTTCTGGTGTCTATAGCATTGGAAAAGAACTGTGCCTGGTCAATGTATGGGTATTCATCTTTAACTTCTTGTGGTAGATCGGGCCGTGGGAAATTCCCGGTCAGTACGATTCTGTCTTTTACCTTGATATAATAACCATCTATTGTCGCTGTAAATTTCCCTGTATTAAAAGTGAATCCGGCACTACCGTTTAATGAGGTTTCCTGTTTTAGCTGGGAAATTCCTGATTTTTGTGCAATATCACTGTCATTAGAAGCGAGCTGTATGGTAACCAGATTTCCTCCCTGGAAATTCGTAAACTGAAGGCTGTAGTACTTTTGAGCAAGAGAAGGTGCTCTGAATCCTGTAGAAACTGATCCTCTGAATGCAAATTGAGGCGTGATGGCATACCGTGTGGCAAACTTGCCATTTAAAGTACTTCCAAAATCATTATAGTTCTCAAATCTTCCGGCTACACTGATCATCCAGTCTTTGGTGATATCCAGTTCGGTGTCTACATAGGCTGCAAAATTGTTTCTGTTTTTGTTGACTTTCTGTGAATATCCGGGAAAGCCCTGTGAGCCTCCCGGTCTTGAATCTCCTGAAAGAGGGTTGGTAACAAGTAAATTAGCAGGAGTACTGGCGGTTACAATGTTTCCATTGATGTCATACATTGCATAAGACGCTTCTTCTCCTTTGATGATTTCAAACTGCTCATACCTGAATTCGGATCCGAAGGCAATATTTAAACCCTGTAATACCTTAAACTGTTTGGACGCATTAAAACCGGTTGTATTCTGTAAAAGAGAGTGTCCTCCGGCATTGAAGCTGGTCGGTGATCTTACTCCTAATGTAGCATTAACAGTATTGTTTATCTCATACGTAAATCTATTGCTCCCGAATGCATTGTAAAAATCTACATCCCAGTCAGCCACTTTAAACTTCAATCCGTTGTCAAAAGTGAAATCTGTGATGCTGGTATCTTCTATAGGATTGAAACCAGTAGGGTATATTTCAGGAATATTTCCATCTGCATCAGCTGATCTCGTCCATGCATAAGCGTTGGTTTTGCGTTGAGAAAAGCCTTGACGTGAATAA includes:
- a CDS encoding TonB-dependent receptor plug domain-containing protein, with translation MRLKYTSILFLGSVSMFYSQNINDTISKESKIDEVSITGSRNKKRTVTNTPVPVDVIDIKQVSQSTGQIEVNQLLQFAAPSFNSNKQSGSDGADAVDPATLRGLGPDQTLLLLNGKRYHQSSLINLFGTKGRGNTGSDMNTIPIGAIKRIEVLRDGASAQYGSDAIAGVINVILNDRNQGFEGNAFYGMNLFKSPGDKDVVSERKIDGTTFDFSGNLGTKIGNNGGFGNFTVEFINKERTIRNANPDKGYSSPREKFGDAKSQNIYFFGNIELPLTDGLKFYSRQGFSQRKTNAYAWTRSADADGNIPEIYPTGFNPIEDTSITDFTFDNGLKFKVADWDVDFYNAFGSNRFTYEINNTVNATLGVRSPTSFNAGGHSLLQNTTGFNASKQFKVLQGLNIAFGSEFRYEQFEIIKGEEASYAMYDINGNIVTASTPANLLVTNPLSGDSRPGGSQGFPGYSQKVNKNRNNFAAYVDTELDITKDWMISVAGRFENYNDFGSTLNGKFATRYAITPQFAFRGSVSTGFRAPSLAQKYYSLQFTNFQGGNLVTIQLASNDSDIAQKSGISQLKQETSLNGSAGFTFNTGKFTATIDGYYIKVKDRIVLTGNFPRPDLPQEVKDEYPYIDQAQFFSNAIDTRTKGVDIILSYTENIGSGKLSATLAGNYNEMEITKVNASEKLKGKEDIYMSARERAFILASAPKTKINLNLNYKISKFNANLQLVRFDKVKLIGYSGADDYQLYGAKVTTDISFGYEFTKSFNLTIGSKNVFNRYPTLQTAHVDGNTESGGIFDPVQMGFAGRQAFARLNFKF
- a CDS encoding PQQ-dependent sugar dehydrogenase, whose amino-acid sequence is MKFNYLYIPALSLFLLLSSCNKNNANAQQIGSDGSVETETPNSDYKPAFKGQTRIKAVKTSVAYKVEILNKDLGKPWGIINLPDGKFLITDKKGYMNVVSADGKRVSKIEGFPKVDPKGQGGMLDVALDPDFKTNAIIYFSFSEPFGEGNLTSVAKGKLSADLKNISEVKVIFRAEPSYDGDKHYGSRLVFDKDGNLFVSTGERSDKETRAYAQKTDNYLGKIIKITKEGKPAPGNPFIGKQGYKPEIYAYGVRNPQGMAIDPNGALWDVEMGPRGGDEINLIQPGKNYGWGDVTYGIEYYGTKVGNGITQKEGTEQPVYYWDPVISPSGVTFYTGNIEEWKGNLIIGCLSGEHINRIVMKDNKVVGEERLLVDQKERFRDVLDGMDGNLYAVTDSGKLYKISKK